AGCTCTTGCGGATGGTCGTCCCCTCCCCCTTTGCCGGCTCCTAAGCCAAGCTAATACTGACCCAGGTAGTGTTGGCGTTGGTTTTCCAGGAGCCTCTGGTATTCACTGAGAAGCCGAGAGCCGCACGTGTGCGTTCCCCCCTTCTGCAGCTGCACGGTAGTGCGGTCCCCGCTTCCCAGGCCTAAGGCAAGCGAGAAGGGACGCACTTCTCCCGGCTCGCAAAGCGATGCAGGAATGCTATCGGGCCGCGGGGCGCAGTCTCGGCGTTCAGCCCCAGAGGCCTGCCCGTATCTCTTGAGAGGCTGGGAGCGAGCCTGGAGTCTAGCAGCCTTGTCCCTCCCGAGAGCAGCAGAATGGGTGGACTCAACAGAATGACTTCTGTTTCCCCAAGGAATTGCACTCTGACGATAACTTCTGCGGGGACGAAGAGGGCCGCTCTTTATGAGAGCTGCCGCAGCCCCTGGAGCAGAGGACTCAGCGGCCACGAAGGCCTTCCCTGATCGCAACCTTTCCACGGGCAGGCGCAAAGCTTCCGATGGGGGCTCCGGGGCGCTCCTGACTCTTATACGGGGGGAGGGCTCTGACACTGCAGTTGAGGTTTGAAGGCCCTTTGGAAGCTCGGAAGTGGCGGCCTTATACCACGTCCTCGGCCACCGCAGGAAGAAGGCGCAGTGGGGGCGGGAATCGGGTTGAGCGGAGAGGAGCCGCCTCGGAGAAGAGTGCGGGCTTGCAGGAGCCGGCCAGGATAACTCGAACTGTGGGCAGGCAGGTGTCGGTGGGCCTTGAAGGTGAGAAAGCACGAGAAAAGGACAATGTCCGCTTCAGCTTAGAATATGGAAACAATGAGCTTTAAAGGAAAATACGCATTCTTATTACCACTGTCCAGGAAGAAGAGTGCTGATCTGCCTCTTCCAGTCCGCTGGGCTGGAGAGCAGAGAGGCTGCCTGATCCCAGCCAATCCAGTGTCTGTCCCGCAACAAACACTTCTGCCTTGGTATGATCCCCATTCCTTTCCtcgaaataataaataaataacaagaagtCCTGGAGGGAAATACACTAAAATGTTCCCCGTGTTTAATCATTCATACAGTAGTATATTATATGCAGCTTTCATTTTCTGCTTTAGACTTTTGTCTATTTTCCACAACTTTTCTAAAGTTTCTACAAAAGCCATAGATTTCCACTATAAGCAGATGAAACTTTCCCTTCAGTTTTTCTCTGTTCCCTAAGTGGTTCCCATAGAAAACATTTGGTTTATGTTGTGGGCACGGTTAGAAACACTAAATTTGGGAACCTGAGTAGTTTCAATATGTGAAAGTGTTCACAAAACCTCTCCGTTTTTTACCTCTTAAGGTGCTTGCTTGATAGGACTACCAGAAAATCTTTAGTCACACAGGATTGAACTTGAGAGTTGATTTCTATGCATGATACTTGAGGTAAAGGTTTTTATGTGCCAAAATAAAATTGTTGATCTAAGGTTACAAAGAGGTAAAGATAAGACATATGTCCCATTTCCATGGCACTTTCAAAAGAGTTCCTCTTTCCTAGCTCTTTTGGTGCTTTAGTAACCTCCTACATTCATTCATTGCTACCTGAGCCCAAGTTGCCTATGATAGCTTCTTACACTGCAACCATAACCCAAATTCACCATGGCATTGCTTGCAAAGTCACTGTTCAGTCCATTGTCTCCAGCCATACCTGTGCTGATAAGGAACTCCTTAAAAGGCTTCTCACCTCTCTCCATCTACTAGAACACATCACTCCCTCCCAAACTGTTATACTTCAGCAAATAGTTCCCACATTATATCATAATTGTGAAGGATTTTAATCACCACAAACTCCTTATGCCTATCCTACATATGGAGAAGACTCTTTAGAGCATGTGTGGTCTTGGAGCTCTCAGAGGTTGTCCAGATGTCTTAAATCCTGCTCCTGACACTAAATATACTGTAATTGCTAAGGCTTTGACAGGTGCTAGTCAAGGTCAAGTATAACACTTACTGCTCTGAATTCTAATTACAAATACCTTTCTATTTCccagtctttttctttattaatcattattcccattttgacCCTCCTATTCCTAGCTACCTGAAAACTTCTTAAttaccttatttttcttcttcttatacaACTCTTCTAATACTTACCAATGGCATGCAAGTAAATGTTTAACCACCTGCCCTCTAGGAAAAGAAGGTAAAGATTCAGCTCTGTTGTGTTTGCCAGTTTCCATGGTATAAATCCTCTCACCATGGCTGATTTTGAACTATACCACTGAGCATGAAGTTGGAAATAGTTGCTCAATATCCCAGTATTATACAGTATTTCCATCAAATGGACATGATAGATGTAAATAATATCAAGAGCATAAGCAATATCAAAATGTAGTAAAATGGTGAGGAATATTTATTACCTTTGTTTTTCATATAGTTTacttaattataaatttacacaatttaattttaatagtgCCCATTTTTAACAGACTGCTAACACTTTTCTGCTGGAGGAATGTGTGTTCTAGATATTGTCTATTGAATCTCAACATCCATTTCTAACCCCATCTAAATTCCCTCCCTTCCAATCACGAAAATGGAAGAACAACAACTACATTTTCCAGAATCCCTTCCAGCTGGAATTTTTACTGTAATTTAGGTTCTGCTGATGAGATGACCTTGTGTAAGATTTGGAATGcagaaaagagacagaaaccaTTTTTCCTACAGCTCTGCTGGCTGCTGGCCAAGCTCTGGTAAACTGAGTGTTCGAGTGTCCAAATCaggttctctttccttttatgtatttatgtatttatttattattttttgagatgatgtctcattctgtcacccaggctggagagcagtgaccttattactgcagcctcaacctccccagacacaggtgatcctcctacctcactaTAGATGTGcaacacaccaggctaattttttttttttttttttgtagtgacaaggtttcaccatgtcatctAAGCTCATCTAGAACTCTGGGATCAAGcatcacccaccttggtctcccaacgtgctgggattacaggtatgagccacagcacccaagtGGGTTCCATGTTCTAGTCTCTAGTTTTGTGAAAATTGATCCACTGCCTAATGACAGTCCCGACTTCAACTTCTTGGAGCCTTACAATGCTTTTGTGAGTACCTGATTTCCTATATCAAATAACTTTCTTCTTCAGTAAcctaatgtgtttttgttttctgcaccAAACCCTCATATAACATGTGTTGTTGGCATctgcttgtttctttcttgcAACATCCGAAAGAAACGTCAGAATCATCACCAGCACAGGTCTAGTTAGTCTGTTTGCCTATGTAGTTTCTTATTCTAAATGTTCTCTGATGGTACTTTCAGTTCACTCACATTCTGAGATTATGCTGTGGCATTAATCAATTACtactctttataatttttttattagatcTACAAAGAGTCAAGAAAACGAATGCTCAGTTAtatgagggaagaaggaaagtatttattgttattactattttttataaCATCAGAGACCTGATAGTGAAGAATGACTAGtcattttttggttggttggtttttacGTTATACAACCTCTTTAGTCTACTGGAAGGCAGCCATATTTTGGGGaaagacaaacaaaattgcttttttcttttaagaacaaCTGGAGAAAGAAATTGTGGACTTTCCTTTATGAGCCCAATACATACAATATTTAACACCTTTTTTCTACAAGACAATATTCCTTACAACTAATCTACATCTCTCTttccattttggttttgttttgttttgttttgttttcagtttgtctggggtgcagggagaggaggagggaagagattCTAGGTAACAGAAAATCATATTCTTCTGAGATAGAATCTAGTTTTCACTTGTTTTCTATTCACATCGCTTTTACCCTTATGGATTTAAACCTTTAATTCAGGTCTCCCTTCCAgtcatatgttttattttgtttttgcagcAAACCCTTAGCTTGCTGGAAAAACATCTCCTTGCCAAATTTCTCTTAACCACAGAGCAGTTTTTGCTACTGAAGGAAGTcttctgtttcaaataaaataaaataaacatgtaattaTCTTGAAGGCAAaagtctttatatatttttttcagctaTTCCTTTGGTCTTCTCATCTCATTCCTCTGCTCTCTCTATGCCTGATAATGCATTTGTTTATACTGAGTTACCATCATCTATACAGTCTGATGATAGACACTGTGATGGCTCATCATGCTTTACTGTCTCTCACAACGTCTGTTTAGAGAATAGCAAAATCTCTGAAGCAATGCAATATGTAAAGAAGGCTATGGATCAGCAATAGAATGTTCTTCTTTGCTTACCTTGCAAATTAATTTActgatttgttttatttgaattGATGGACTCAAACCTAAGCAAATAATTTAGAATCAAAGGTAATTAACTAAACTATCTGTAATAATCAAAAAAAGATGAATGGCCTAATTTTGAATTAGCTTGCCTCAAGGAGAGAAATattcagggggtggggagaatgtgacattatagaaataagagaaaatcagaattttttgAGAAAACTTAGCTCAACTATGAgaacaaaaatgattttaattttaaagtaaaaatgaaaaggacatacaaaaagaaggaaaacggAAGCATGCTttagtaaattttgaattttctccACATTTCACTGAAATcccttttctctcattctgtcaccctaGAACTTTCCATCTATGTCCAAGAAAGACATCAGTTACAATCTTTATTAACTCCTAAATACACTTTTGTAGTCATACCTCTCTTCTTCTGTGTCCAAATAGTAAACATTTCtgccaaaataatttcaaagtcaACACATTGAAAACCAAGATGATGGCCCCCTCaagtgttctctctctctgaaaatgGCACCACCCATCTCCATTTCTGCTAGCCAGAAACCTAAGTTACTCTTCATTTCTCCATCTTCTTCATTTTCCATAACCAAATCACCAAACACTGTTGATTTTACCTCCAATAAAGACAATCTGTGAGCAGCAATATGTGCACTGCTTTCTACTTCCCTCTGTTATCATAACTCCAGTTGACCATCACTTCCCACCCAGACCACTGACATAGCCTTCCCATTTATTTCTCTGCAGTCTATTTTGCCCTATTACAATCCACTGTACATATAGCAGCCAGAGAAGATATCTGGTGTAGGGGGGATGGATGCgagattataaaaataagaaaaaataagaaatttgtgACTTTTTAAAGTCACAAATCTAATCCTGCAACAATCTTACTTAAAAACTTTAGAAGACTTCTCATTGCTGTTAgaataaagaccaaaaaaaaaaatctttactgtGAACTTCTCTTCAGCCTATTCCATgccacctcctacctcagctcaTCCTCTTCAGCCACATTTGCTTTCTTACAGTTCCTATAAAGCACCAAACTCCCTCCTGACTCAGGGCCTTTATTCATGCAGTTCCATATAGCTGGAATACCAACCTTCCCAAGCCCACCCTCCCACTCACACTCTTCCTAGTTAACTATTATCCCTCAGATCTTAGCTTATACATCATTCTCTCAAGAGCCCTGCCTGACGCTGCAATTAAAGTGAGGTCCTTCTTGCCCTTTCTCATGGCAACCTCTACTTTTACTTCAGAGTGCTCATCAGAATTGTGAACATGTATTTGTTAGGACTTTTTTTAATCAAtgtcttttttcccattctcactAGTTTATatgttccttgagggcaggaactgtgTCTGTTTTACTCTCTATTATAATCCAAGCACCAAGAAAATACCTGGAATATAGTAGACATACTATAAATATATGTTCATAAATGAATGAAGGTAGTTATTCTGAAATCATTATTTCAGCTCCACTCAAAGTCTCTCCAACATTGCTAGTAATTAGTGACACTCATTAGTGTGATTCTGAATCattaatagcatcaaaaagaaaagtCTAAGACTAAGTTACCCATGAATAGTTGAAGATTAATTTTACTAGCAGACAGAAAACATTAAAGgccatatagatttttttcatttctaatttttttttacattcttgcTCACTTTGTCTTAAGACTAAGCTTACATTACAGACAGAGGGAAATTCTTTGCGAGAACAAACATCTTTACAAAATAGAtgtctttgtctatttttctactaagatgtttgtctttttttcccaaaatgtgAAAACTTTTTATGTACTAAGGCTATCATTCAGGTAGTACATATTTTTTCCATCTTGTTATTTACCTTGCCATTATTTATGATATTTGAAATATAAGGAGCTTTATttgatttattgttattttttatttttacaaagtcaattttattctttcataattTGTGCCTTATTCATCCTGCTTAGAAGAGGCAAGTAGGCTTTTCATGCCTCTGTGCACCTGAGAGTCTGCTGTGCTCAAGGGTACAGTCCTCTAGCTATTTTTCTCACCATTTCAAAGACACTACAGGATACAACTCATTCATTTGCCAATTCATCTATTTGTAAATTTATCACTTACTCAGCACCTACTATATATCAGGACTATACTAGAAACTAGGCAAAATAGACGCAAGTCCTGTCTtcacagagcttgcagtgagaAAGACCTTTAACATATAATCATTCATAAATATACAGTTGCACACTGACCAATGttgttaacaaaatattagcatgcAGAATATAATTCCTGTGGTGACTCTTTCAATTTGCCAATTTTAAGTCAGGTAGAAGGTGTTGGCAGCCCTCCTGTAATGGAAGAAATTGCCATTCTTGGGTTAGCGCTCCCTGTACAAGAGTTCACTGCCCCCACCCTATTGCTTTCTTATTATATTTCCACCCTAGAATTATGAATATGTACCCATCTTTATCACTCAAAACACACTACCCACCTATtggaatggccaaaatccaaatgcaagtaacaccaaatgctggagaggatgtgaagcaaCAGGAATTCTCATTAATTGCTGGTGGGAAGGCAAAATAGAATAGCCatgttggaaaacagtttggcagtttcttagaaaacGAAACACACCGCATAATCCAGCAAGCacattccttggtatttacccaaattagctgaaaacttatgtccacataaaaacctgcacacaagtgtttgcagcagttttaGTATTAATTgccaaaacatggaatcaaccaagatGTCCTAAAGTAGGTGAATAAACAGGTACATCTAGAGa
This genomic stretch from Callithrix jacchus isolate 240 chromosome 17, calJac240_pri, whole genome shotgun sequence harbors:
- the LOC128930046 gene encoding uncharacterized protein LOC128930046, with amino-acid sequence MERGEKPFKEFLISTGMAGDNGLNSDFASNAMVNLGYGCSVRSYHRQLGLSGHCPFLVLSHLQGPPTPACPQFELSWPAPASPHSSPRRLLSAQPDSRPHCAFFLRWPRTWYKAATSELPKGLQTSTAVSEPSPRIRVRSAPEPPSEALRLPVERLRSGKAFVAAESSAPGAAAALIKSGPLRPRRSYRQSAIPWGNRSHSVESTHSAALGRDKAARLQARSQPLKRYGQASGAERRDCAPRPDSIPASLCEPGEVRPFSLALGLGSGDRTTVQLQKGGTHTCGSRLLSEYQRLLENQRQHYLG